One stretch of Paenibacillus sp. AN1007 DNA includes these proteins:
- the tgt gene encoding tRNA guanosine(34) transglycosylase Tgt, with translation MAAITYEHIKTCKQSGARLGRVHTPHGVIETPTFMPVGTQATVKTMSPEELKEMDAQIILSNTYHLFLRPGHEIIRQAGGLHKFMNWDRPILTDSGGFQVFSLSEMRKITEEGVHFRSHLNGDKKFLSPEVAMEIQNALGSDIMMAFDECPPYPAEYEYVKKSLERTSRWAERCLESHARPHDQGLFAIVQGGMHEDLRRQSAADLTSMDFPGYAIGGLSVGEPKHLMYGVLDYTVPLLPSNKPRYLMGVGSPDALIEGSIRGVDMFDCVLPTRIARNGTTMTSQGRLVVRNAKFATDFGPLDPECDCYTCRNYSRAYLRHLIKADETFGLRLTTIHNLHFLQNLMRNVRKAIMEDRLLDFRDEFFDQYGLHDNDKGF, from the coding sequence ATGGCAGCAATTACGTACGAACATATCAAAACGTGTAAACAATCCGGTGCGCGTCTGGGACGGGTACATACACCTCATGGAGTTATTGAGACACCAACCTTCATGCCGGTAGGTACGCAGGCAACGGTAAAAACGATGAGTCCTGAAGAGTTGAAAGAAATGGATGCTCAGATTATTCTGAGCAATACCTATCACTTGTTCCTAAGGCCCGGACATGAAATTATTCGTCAGGCTGGTGGGCTGCACAAATTTATGAACTGGGATCGACCGATTCTGACAGATAGTGGTGGATTTCAAGTGTTTTCCCTCAGTGAGATGCGTAAGATTACGGAAGAAGGCGTACACTTCCGTTCCCATCTGAACGGAGACAAAAAGTTTCTTTCCCCGGAAGTAGCCATGGAAATTCAGAACGCACTGGGATCGGATATCATGATGGCTTTTGATGAATGTCCTCCATATCCAGCTGAATATGAATACGTTAAGAAGTCGCTTGAAAGAACGAGCCGCTGGGCAGAGCGCTGTCTTGAAAGTCATGCTCGTCCGCATGATCAAGGTTTGTTCGCCATCGTACAGGGAGGCATGCATGAGGACCTTCGTCGTCAAAGCGCGGCTGATTTGACTTCCATGGATTTCCCGGGGTATGCTATTGGTGGACTGAGTGTTGGAGAACCGAAACATTTGATGTATGGTGTATTGGACTATACAGTGCCTTTGCTGCCTTCCAATAAACCGCGCTATTTGATGGGGGTAGGTTCACCCGATGCATTGATTGAGGGATCGATTCGTGGAGTGGACATGTTTGACTGCGTGCTGCCGACCCGAATTGCCCGTAACGGAACAACGATGACAAGCCAAGGACGTCTGGTCGTTCGCAATGCCAAGTTTGCAACCGATTTTGGGCCGCTTGACCCGGAATGTGACTGCTACACTTGCCGCAACTATTCCAGAGCTTATCTGCGCCATCTGATCAAAGCAGATGAAACATTTGGCTTGCGTCTGACAACGATCCATAATCTTCATTTCCTACAGAACTTAATGCGCAATGTGCGCAAAGCCATAATGGAAGATCGTTTGCTTGATTTCCGGGATGAATTTTTCGATCAATATGGTCTGCATGATAATGACAAAGGTTTCTGA
- the yajC gene encoding preprotein translocase subunit YajC has translation MFQAMTAQAANPGGGIFSLIVPLVLMVAIFYFLMIRPQNKKQKARNAMLGQLKKGDKIVTIGGLHGTIAEITEDIVVLRVNDVTKLTFDRNAISSAVSRETAE, from the coding sequence ATGTTTCAAGCTATGACTGCTCAAGCTGCAAATCCTGGTGGTGGAATTTTTTCGTTGATCGTACCTTTGGTACTGATGGTCGCCATTTTCTACTTCCTGATGATTCGTCCACAGAACAAAAAACAAAAGGCTCGTAATGCGATGCTGGGTCAGCTGAAAAAAGGCGACAAAATTGTTACGATCGGTGGTCTTCACGGTACGATTGCTGAAATTACAGAGGACATCGTGGTACTGCGTGTAAACGATGTTACCAAGCTTACGTTTGATCGTAATGCGATCAGCAGTGCTGTAAGTCGTGAAACGGCTGAATAA
- the tnpA gene encoding IS200/IS605 family transposase gives MATKSYSLAHTKWMCKYHIVFTPKYRRKEIYNQVRRDLIEIFKRLCKYKGVEIIEGHMMPDHVHMLVAIPPKIAVSTFMGYLKGKSSLKIFEKHAQLKYKYGNRKFWAEGYYVSTVGLNEATVRKYIREQEAHDQAVDKLSVKEYEDPFSSNRSKKK, from the coding sequence ATGGCAACCAAGAGCTACAGCCTAGCTCACACAAAGTGGATGTGTAAGTACCACATTGTGTTCACCCCGAAGTATAGACGGAAAGAAATCTATAATCAAGTGAGAAGAGATTTAATCGAAATCTTTAAACGTTTGTGCAAGTACAAAGGAGTCGAAATCATAGAAGGTCACATGATGCCCGATCATGTCCATATGTTAGTAGCCATCCCTCCAAAAATTGCGGTCTCCACGTTTATGGGATATCTAAAGGGAAAAAGTTCGCTCAAGATCTTCGAAAAACATGCCCAGCTTAAGTATAAATACGGAAATCGAAAATTTTGGGCCGAAGGGTACTATGTGAGCACAGTGGGTCTAAATGAAGCAACCGTAAGAAAGTATATTCGTGAGCAAGAAGCACATGATCAGGCGGTAGATAAGCTGAGTGTAAAAGAATACGAAGATCCATTCAGCAGTAATCGAAGCAAAAAGAAGTAA
- a CDS encoding TIGR04086 family membrane protein, whose amino-acid sequence MQLIRRLFSFRMSNPILSGLCHAFVWMFIGALVLSFFLWMSGLREQELSTYTYVVHGLSLLIGGFIAGKRSGEKGWYYGGVTGIVYGLLVLLIGFLALDASFNWKDSLQLLSAFLLSALGGIFGVNTQR is encoded by the coding sequence ATGCAATTGATTCGCCGCTTGTTCTCATTTCGGATGTCCAATCCGATTCTGTCTGGTCTCTGCCATGCTTTTGTCTGGATGTTTATTGGAGCGTTAGTTCTTTCTTTCTTCTTGTGGATGAGCGGCTTACGGGAACAGGAGCTATCTACCTATACCTATGTCGTTCATGGTTTGTCACTGCTCATTGGCGGTTTCATTGCGGGGAAACGGTCTGGTGAGAAGGGATGGTATTATGGCGGAGTTACAGGCATCGTTTATGGGCTCCTCGTGCTGCTTATTGGATTTCTGGCCCTTGACGCTTCTTTTAACTGGAAGGACAGCTTACAGCTGCTTAGTGCCTTTCTGCTCTCAGCTCTAGGCGGTATCTTTGGTGTCAATACACAGCGTTAA
- a CDS encoding DUF421 domain-containing protein, translating into MNFTDIGPHVYRTVLMYFLVYCAIRVMGKREIGKLSMFDLVVSIMLAEMAAFVIEDIKKPLSHGIAPMLTVIVMQIGMAYVGLKSRKLRLMIDGKPTVLISKGKLHRDEMRKQRYNLDDLLLQLREQNIDSIGDVDFALLETTGKLTVFPKDQSSEGTSSGSGSGSSSSSSRKKNHIHLKGFPDIKYEGLPVPLIMDGKVQDENLEMIEKTRFWLKNQIQQKGIMDFKDVFICSIDHNGKLYISPREDKK; encoded by the coding sequence ATGAATTTCACGGATATCGGCCCCCATGTTTACCGAACCGTACTCATGTATTTTCTGGTCTATTGTGCGATTCGTGTTATGGGCAAACGTGAGATCGGCAAGCTGTCCATGTTTGATCTGGTCGTGTCGATTATGCTCGCTGAAATGGCTGCTTTTGTCATTGAGGATATTAAAAAACCGCTCTCTCATGGTATAGCTCCGATGCTGACGGTAATTGTTATGCAGATTGGGATGGCCTATGTTGGCTTGAAAAGTAGAAAGCTTCGCTTGATGATTGATGGGAAACCTACGGTGTTAATCTCTAAAGGTAAACTTCATCGGGATGAAATGCGGAAACAGCGTTATAATTTGGATGATCTGCTCCTCCAGCTGCGTGAACAGAACATAGACAGCATAGGTGATGTAGATTTTGCGCTTCTGGAGACGACGGGCAAATTAACCGTTTTTCCAAAAGATCAAAGTTCCGAAGGCACTTCTTCCGGGTCAGGTTCAGGTTCCAGCAGCTCATCTTCACGAAAAAAAAATCATATTCACTTGAAAGGTTTCCCCGACATCAAATATGAGGGCCTGCCTGTACCGCTAATTATGGATGGGAAAGTGCAGGATGAGAATCTGGAAATGATTGAGAAAACACGTTTCTGGTTGAAAAATCAAATTCAGCAAAAAGGCATCATGGATTTCAAAGATGTGTTTATTTGCTCAATTGACCACAATGGCAAGTTATATATCAGCCCTCGCGAGGACAAAAAGTAA
- a CDS encoding post-transcriptional regulator, with translation MNDVELEQSIEILCRSKAEELRLVGYEYVTSKDVWNCVSHKYEKQGIPPLHQLVNDILSLKATSFMNFMTVSAYRGSSF, from the coding sequence ATGAATGATGTGGAGTTGGAACAGTCCATAGAGATACTCTGCCGAAGCAAGGCAGAAGAATTAAGGCTTGTCGGTTACGAATATGTCACCAGCAAAGATGTTTGGAATTGCGTCAGTCATAAATACGAAAAACAGGGTATTCCACCGCTTCATCAACTGGTGAACGACATATTGTCACTGAAAGCAACAAGCTTTATGAACTTTATGACCGTGTCTGCATACCGGGGGTCCTCTTTCTAG
- the secD gene encoding protein translocase subunit SecD, whose amino-acid sequence MKRIISFILVVLVTTGVMVGTSPELLKNIRLGLDLKGGYEILYEAEPLDSGQQVNKASLVQTAKSLESRANALGTSEPEVTTEGSNRIRLKLAGVTDEAEVRAKMKEPAVLTFRSKAPGDKDGEFSKIELRGNEFVENAAKVVFTQLNEPMIDIKVKDKAKFSEITKRLINKPLAIYLDDQLLSAPEVRQQLTDGSAQISGSYTREEANQLRDTINLGALPLKLTEKYSQSVGATLGKLSLDQTIKAGLIGSVIILIFMIGLYRIPGIIASFALITHTWLVLAIFYLGEFVLTLPGIAAFILGIGMAVDANIITYERIKEEMRSGKSILSSVKAGSKHSFRTIIDSNITTIIAAAVMFFLGTGAVKGFALVLIFDIVTSIITNIFFSRFLLTLLVRGNVVKKPKYFGVKESEIRAL is encoded by the coding sequence ATGAAAAGAATTATCAGTTTCATTCTGGTCGTGCTTGTCACCACAGGGGTTATGGTGGGTACAAGCCCGGAACTGCTCAAAAATATACGCTTGGGCCTTGATTTAAAAGGAGGCTATGAAATCCTGTATGAAGCAGAACCGCTCGATTCAGGGCAGCAGGTGAACAAAGCCTCCTTGGTGCAAACTGCCAAAAGCCTCGAAAGCCGTGCCAATGCACTCGGAACAAGTGAGCCGGAAGTAACCACGGAAGGAAGTAACCGCATCCGGTTGAAATTGGCAGGTGTTACGGATGAGGCGGAGGTTAGAGCCAAAATGAAAGAACCTGCGGTTCTGACTTTCCGTAGTAAAGCTCCGGGTGACAAAGACGGGGAGTTCAGTAAAATTGAGCTTCGCGGTAATGAGTTTGTCGAAAATGCGGCCAAGGTTGTCTTCACTCAATTAAATGAGCCGATGATTGACATTAAAGTAAAGGATAAAGCGAAATTCTCTGAAATCACCAAACGTTTGATCAATAAACCCCTTGCTATTTATCTGGATGATCAGCTGCTTTCAGCACCAGAAGTTAGGCAGCAATTGACCGACGGATCTGCTCAAATCTCAGGTTCTTACACGCGAGAAGAAGCAAATCAGCTCCGTGATACCATTAACCTGGGTGCACTGCCATTGAAACTTACGGAGAAATACTCCCAGAGCGTAGGAGCAACCCTCGGTAAATTGTCTCTGGATCAAACGATCAAAGCAGGCTTGATTGGCTCTGTTATCATCCTGATTTTCATGATTGGACTGTATCGCATACCGGGTATCATCGCGAGCTTTGCACTGATTACTCATACGTGGTTAGTGCTTGCGATTTTCTATTTGGGCGAATTCGTGCTCACCCTACCAGGTATTGCGGCTTTCATTCTAGGGATAGGTATGGCGGTGGATGCCAACATCATTACGTATGAACGGATTAAAGAAGAGATGCGCAGCGGCAAATCAATCTTGTCGTCCGTCAAGGCGGGAAGCAAACATTCATTCCGTACAATTATCGATTCTAATATTACGACGATTATTGCTGCGGCTGTAATGTTTTTCCTCGGTACCGGTGCGGTTAAAGGTTTTGCACTCGTACTGATTTTCGACATTGTGACCAGTATCATCACGAATATTTTCTTCTCCCGCTTCTTGTTGACCCTGCTTGTACGGGGGAACGTAGTCAAGAAGCCTAAGTACTTCGGAGTGAAGGAGAGTGAAATTCGTGCGCTTTAA
- the secF gene encoding protein translocase subunit SecF, with the protein MRFNWNYDYVKGSKIAYIFSIILTVTGIVSILALGLNYAVDFRAGSNVDITVSKAISTEQVNPIIKDMGVNEGDVHITPGADRVNVRFSNVLDEKQESKFKQEFSKLDATASYDVNTVDPEMAKELERNAIYAVLIASIGIMIYVAIRFEWRFGLAAVIALFHDAFVVISVFSIFRLEVDLTFITAVLTIVGFSINDTIVIFDRIRENLRFAKKTSKADLREVVNHSLAQTMTRSLNTTFTVFAASICLFIFGGESIRMFSLAMVIGTLFGAYSSIFIAAPLWLVLKGKQISKPKTAAAKTTN; encoded by the coding sequence GTGCGCTTTAATTGGAATTATGATTATGTAAAAGGCAGTAAGATTGCCTATATTTTCTCGATTATTCTTACCGTTACGGGAATTGTCAGTATCCTCGCATTGGGATTGAACTACGCTGTTGATTTCCGTGCAGGTTCCAACGTTGATATTACGGTATCCAAAGCTATCAGCACAGAGCAAGTTAATCCGATCATCAAGGATATGGGTGTCAATGAAGGTGATGTACACATCACACCAGGCGCAGATCGGGTAAATGTTCGTTTCTCCAATGTATTGGACGAAAAACAGGAAAGCAAATTCAAACAAGAGTTCAGCAAGCTGGATGCAACTGCTTCCTACGATGTCAATACAGTAGATCCAGAGATGGCTAAGGAATTGGAGCGCAATGCGATTTATGCCGTTCTTATCGCAAGTATCGGGATTATGATCTATGTGGCCATTCGTTTTGAATGGCGCTTCGGTCTTGCAGCCGTTATTGCACTCTTCCATGATGCATTTGTTGTTATCAGTGTATTCTCCATTTTCCGTCTGGAAGTGGATCTGACCTTTATTACAGCGGTTCTGACGATCGTTGGTTTCTCGATTAACGATACCATCGTTATTTTTGACCGAATTCGGGAAAATCTGCGTTTTGCCAAAAAGACAAGCAAAGCCGATTTGCGTGAGGTCGTCAATCACAGTCTGGCTCAAACCATGACCCGTTCCTTAAATACAACGTTCACGGTATTTGCTGCTTCAATCTGTTTGTTTATTTTTGGGGGAGAGTCCATTCGCATGTTCTCACTTGCCATGGTAATCGGAACTTTGTTCGGTGCCTATTCTTCAATCTTCATCGCTGCTCCGCTCTGGCTTGTGCTCAAAGGCAAACAAATTAGCAAACCAAAAACAGCAGCTGCGAAAACAACTAATTAA
- a CDS encoding cation diffusion facilitator family transporter, with product MTRAPGPSAHAAAWSGIVGNMALAVIKTGVGYMANSKSLLADGLYSASEAASSLVGLFPSRSVHSKSKVHKERLKEHARAAKPGMTVLLAVLILMGGLQLAISALSSLSSGELAAPGKSVLLVAVAALAVKEAIFQFQYRYFRKRNQSLAMSYALQHRRALYCSLTVLIGIIGAMAGEETGLGLLLYLDPAAALIASGFILYKGYRMIVDTVYGSLIQELEQEDAADYKETVQRVYGIITIEHLVAREQEHDVTIELTISVNPRISILEAQEIANRAKTLLLTRFSHVKEVQIQAVPYDPGYPYKSNHELPDHEATLIQ from the coding sequence ATGACAAGAGCACCTGGCCCGTCTGCACATGCGGCTGCATGGAGCGGGATCGTCGGAAACATGGCACTTGCAGTCATCAAAACAGGAGTAGGATACATGGCAAACAGCAAATCTTTGCTTGCTGATGGCTTGTACTCTGCTTCTGAAGCTGCCTCTTCCTTGGTTGGTCTTTTTCCCTCAAGGTCTGTACATTCCAAAAGTAAAGTTCATAAGGAGCGTCTCAAGGAACATGCACGGGCTGCGAAACCCGGTATGACGGTGCTGTTAGCAGTGCTTATTCTGATGGGTGGCCTACAGCTGGCAATCTCGGCGTTAAGTAGTTTATCTAGTGGTGAACTCGCTGCACCAGGAAAGTCTGTACTTTTGGTCGCTGTTGCGGCACTGGCTGTAAAAGAAGCCATATTTCAGTTCCAGTACCGATACTTCCGTAAACGAAATCAGTCTCTAGCAATGTCGTATGCACTGCAGCATCGGCGTGCGCTGTATTGTTCGCTTACCGTTTTAATCGGCATCATTGGCGCCATGGCGGGTGAAGAAACGGGTCTAGGTCTGCTTCTCTATCTTGATCCCGCCGCTGCCCTCATCGCTTCTGGCTTTATCTTGTATAAAGGGTACAGAATGATTGTAGATACGGTGTATGGTTCCCTGATTCAAGAACTGGAGCAGGAGGATGCCGCTGATTACAAGGAAACCGTACAGCGGGTATACGGCATTATCACGATTGAACATCTCGTTGCTCGCGAACAGGAACATGATGTTACCATTGAACTGACTATTAGTGTGAATCCGAGAATCTCCATTCTGGAGGCGCAGGAAATCGCGAATCGGGCCAAGACCTTGTTATTAACACGTTTCAGTCATGTCAAAGAAGTTCAGATCCAGGCTGTACCTTATGATCCCGGATATCCTTATAAATCCAATCATGAACTGCCCGATCATGAAGCGACATTAATTCAGTAA